A region from the Campylobacter subantarcticus LMG 24377 genome encodes:
- a CDS encoding cysteine ABC transporter substrate-binding protein: protein MTLFFSACSNSSSNENSIEKIKQQGVIRIGVFGDKPPFGYLDAQGKNQGYDVYFAKRITKELLGDESKVQFVLVEAANRVEFLESNKVDLILANFTKTPEREAVVDFALPYMKVALGVVAPKNSDIKTVDDLKNKTLIINKGTTADAYFTKNMPEIKTIKFDQNTETFAALIGKRGDALSHDNALLFAWAKENPNFEVVIKELGNHDVIAPAVKKGDEAMLKFINDLILKLQNEQFFHKAYDETLKPFFSDDIKADDVVIEGGKI from the coding sequence ATGACACTTTTTTTTAGTGCATGTTCAAATTCAAGCTCTAATGAAAATTCCATAGAAAAAATCAAACAGCAAGGTGTGATCCGCATAGGTGTATTCGGTGATAAACCTCCATTTGGTTACCTAGATGCACAAGGAAAAAATCAAGGTTATGATGTATATTTTGCTAAACGCATTACAAAAGAGCTTTTAGGAGATGAGTCTAAAGTGCAATTTGTTTTGGTTGAAGCAGCAAATAGGGTTGAGTTTTTAGAGTCAAATAAAGTAGATTTAATCTTAGCAAATTTTACAAAAACTCCAGAAAGAGAAGCTGTGGTTGATTTTGCACTACCTTACATGAAAGTAGCGCTTGGGGTTGTAGCTCCTAAAAATTCAGATATTAAAACTGTAGATGATTTAAAAAATAAAACTTTAATCATCAATAAAGGCACCACAGCGGATGCGTATTTTACAAAAAACATGCCAGAAATTAAAACCATTAAATTTGATCAAAATACAGAGACTTTTGCAGCTTTAATTGGAAAAAGAGGTGATGCATTAAGCCATGATAATGCATTGCTTTTTGCTTGGGCTAAAGAAAATCCAAATTTTGAAGTAGTGATTAAAGAACTTGGAAATCATGATGTTATAGCTCCTGCTGTAAAAAAAGGCGATGAAGCTATGCTGAAATTTATCAATGATTTGATTTTAAAATTACAAAATGAGCAATTTTTCCACAAAGCTTATGATGAAACTTTAAAGCCATTCTTTAGCGATGATATAAAAGCTGATGATGTGGTAATTGAAGGTGGCAAAATTTAA
- a CDS encoding amino acid ABC transporter permease: protein MDFDFLVKFSPMFIQASWLTLKLAIYGVFFSFLVGLFCVGVSYFKISFLNAICKFYIEFSRNTPLLIQLFFLYYALPEFGIRLSSFVCAVIGLSFLGGSYMAESLRAGMEAVKKQQYESGLSLGLSQWQNFCYVIMPQALGIAMSSISANIIFLLKETSVVSIIALADLVYVAKDLIGLYYKSNEALFALVLCYLILILPLSLVLNRIEKRLNYV from the coding sequence ATGGATTTTGATTTTTTAGTCAAGTTTAGCCCCATGTTTATACAAGCTTCTTGGCTTACATTAAAACTTGCTATTTACGGGGTATTTTTTTCATTTTTGGTAGGTTTATTTTGTGTAGGAGTAAGTTATTTTAAAATTTCATTTTTAAACGCAATTTGTAAATTTTATATAGAATTTTCAAGAAATACACCTTTGTTAATCCAGCTTTTCTTCTTATATTATGCCTTACCTGAATTTGGGATACGTCTTAGTTCTTTTGTTTGTGCTGTGATAGGACTTAGTTTTTTAGGTGGTTCTTATATGGCCGAGAGTTTAAGAGCGGGTATGGAAGCGGTAAAAAAACAACAGTATGAATCAGGACTTTCTTTGGGTTTGAGCCAATGGCAAAATTTCTGTTATGTTATCATGCCTCAAGCTTTGGGTATAGCCATGTCAAGCATTAGTGCAAATATCATTTTTTTACTTAAAGAAACATCGGTTGTAAGTATTATCGCTTTAGCAGATTTAGTGTATGTAGCTAAAGATCTTATAGGGCTTTATTATAAAAGCAATGAAGCTTTATTTGCTTTGGTGCTTTGTTATTTGATCTTGATTTTACCTTTATCTTTGGTGTTAAACCGCATAGAAAAAAGGTTAAACTATGTTTGA
- a CDS encoding dehypoxanthine futalosine cyclase codes for MSRLSKKEALNLLQNAPLYELGAMAYEKKIQLHPEKITTFVVDRNINYTNVCCIDCAFCAFCRKEKDDDSYILKYEEIGQKIEELQAIGGTQILFQGGVHPKLKIEWYEDLLSYIKNNYPSITVHGFSAVEIAYIARVSKITIEDVLKRLQVKGLFSIPGAGAEVLSDRVRDIIAPHKCDTATWLRVHESAHNIGMKSTATMMFGTVESEEEIIEHFDHLRNLQDKTNGFRAFILWSFQSENTPLIEKHPEIIKQSSNRYLRLLALARLYLDNFKNLQSSWVTQGSLIGQLALQFGANDLGSTMMEENVVAAAGAKYRMNQEQMIELIKDIGELPAKRDTAYNILERF; via the coding sequence ATGAGTAGATTAAGCAAAAAAGAAGCATTAAATTTGCTTCAAAATGCACCTTTGTATGAATTAGGTGCAATGGCTTATGAGAAAAAAATACAACTACATCCTGAGAAAATAACTACTTTCGTAGTAGATAGAAATATAAATTATACGAATGTTTGCTGTATTGATTGTGCTTTTTGTGCTTTTTGTAGAAAAGAAAAAGATGATGATTCTTATATTTTAAAATATGAAGAAATAGGACAAAAAATAGAAGAACTACAAGCTATTGGAGGCACTCAAATTTTATTTCAAGGCGGGGTGCATCCAAAGCTTAAAATAGAATGGTATGAAGATTTACTTTCTTATATAAAAAATAATTATCCTTCTATCACTGTGCATGGGTTTTCAGCGGTAGAGATAGCTTATATAGCAAGAGTTTCTAAAATTACTATAGAAGATGTTTTAAAAAGATTACAAGTTAAGGGGCTTTTTTCTATACCTGGAGCGGGTGCTGAAGTATTAAGTGATAGAGTAAGAGATATTATAGCACCACACAAATGCGACACAGCTACTTGGCTTAGGGTGCATGAGAGTGCACATAATATAGGTATGAAAAGTACTGCTACAATGATGTTTGGTACGGTTGAGAGCGAAGAGGAAATCATCGAGCATTTTGATCATTTAAGAAATTTACAAGATAAAACAAATGGCTTTAGAGCTTTTATTTTATGGTCATTTCAAAGTGAAAATACACCTTTGATTGAAAAACATCCTGAAATTATCAAACAAAGTTCTAATAGGTATCTAAGATTATTAGCCTTAGCAAGATTGTATTTGGATAATTTTAAAAATTTACAAAGTTCTTGGGTGACACAAGGCTCTTTAATAGGTCAACTTGCTTTGCAGTTTGGGGCAAATGATCTAGGTTCGACTATGATGGAGGAAAATGTCGTGGCTGCAGCTGGTGCAAAATATAGAATGAATCAAGAGCAGATGATAGAGCTTATAAAAGATATAGGAGAATTACCTGCCAAACGCGATACTGCTTATAATATTTTAGAAAGGTTTTGA
- a CDS encoding MFS transporter, translated as MTYRSLLQNNKTFRLLAIVQFISYFGAWFSQVGVFTLLTKELQAPANIIGFSAIFIFLPSIILAPINGVIVDRFKPKNLLLTMISIEMISIFMLIFINSLTMLWFLYFLTFVRMAVASMYFQTEMSVLPKILTQQELKLGNELHSIIWAVSYALGMGVAGLFIDLFGVKPAFIADTLMLFCAILVLKTLILPDEKNTTQNNLFILIKEGLTYIFSNKKIIHLILLHGVVGITAYDVLITLLAEYEYAKVISIPLAIGFSNAIRAISLLIGPYVLSPYINKNTLVYLYLAQGIGIMLWACLQFNFYLAFIGLVMAGFCTSSLWSYTYTLLQNDCDKRYYGRVIAYNDMVYLTFSAIVAFSTGYLFEFYGVKLSHFTFGLGVCFVFAAIYWWWFNKKYN; from the coding sequence ATGACATATAGGTCTTTACTTCAAAATAATAAAACATTTCGCCTTTTAGCAATAGTGCAATTTATAAGTTATTTTGGTGCATGGTTTTCCCAAGTTGGAGTTTTTACTCTTTTAACCAAAGAGCTTCAAGCACCTGCAAATATCATAGGTTTTTCAGCTATTTTTATTTTTTTGCCTTCTATTATACTTGCACCCATAAATGGGGTTATAGTAGATAGGTTTAAGCCTAAGAATTTATTACTAACAATGATTAGCATTGAGATGATTTCTATTTTTATGTTAATTTTTATTAACTCCCTAACAATGCTTTGGTTTTTGTATTTTTTAACTTTTGTACGTATGGCTGTTGCAAGCATGTATTTTCAAACAGAAATGTCTGTTTTACCTAAAATTTTAACCCAACAAGAACTAAAACTCGGTAATGAGCTTCATAGTATTATATGGGCTGTATCATATGCTTTAGGTATGGGTGTAGCAGGACTTTTTATAGATCTTTTTGGAGTAAAACCAGCTTTCATAGCTGACACCTTAATGTTATTTTGTGCTATACTTGTACTTAAAACTTTAATCTTACCTGATGAAAAAAACACCACACAAAATAATCTTTTTATACTAATCAAAGAAGGTTTAACTTATATATTTAGCAATAAAAAAATCATTCATTTGATTTTACTTCATGGGGTTGTAGGGATAACTGCTTATGATGTTTTAATCACTCTTTTAGCAGAATATGAATACGCTAAAGTTATTTCCATACCTTTAGCTATAGGATTTTCTAATGCCATAAGAGCCATATCTTTACTCATAGGTCCTTATGTGCTTAGTCCTTATATCAACAAAAATACTTTAGTGTATTTATACCTAGCACAAGGTATAGGTATAATGCTTTGGGCTTGCTTGCAATTTAACTTTTATCTTGCCTTTATAGGCTTAGTAATGGCAGGTTTTTGTACTTCATCTTTATGGAGCTATACCTACACACTTTTGCAAAATGATTGCGATAAAAGATACTATGGTAGAGTAATCGCTTATAATGATATGGTATATTTAACTTTTAGTGCAATTGTTGCTTTTTCAACAGGATATTTATTTGAATTTTATGGAGTAAAATTAAGCCATTTTACTTTTGGTTTAGGAGTATGTTTTGTCTTTGCAGCGATTTATTGGTGGTGGTTTAATAAAAAATATAACTAA
- a CDS encoding amino acid ABC transporter permease — MFEILNQDTFFRLAQGLKVALELSLISVLISLIGGVFFGILMHSKNKILYVFCRFMLEFVRIMPLIVWLFIVHFGLAKWFGWHLSALGSSIVVFSIWGVFEMMDLVRSSLASIPKHQYESGFSLGFNKFEVYFFIIIPLSLRRLLPMSINLFTRIIKSTSVIYLIGGIELIKVGQQVIELNLFQNSHTSFVIYGLILLIYFILCYPLSVYSKFLEKKWS, encoded by the coding sequence ATGTTTGAAATTTTAAATCAAGATACCTTTTTTAGACTAGCACAAGGTTTAAAGGTTGCTTTAGAGCTTTCGTTAATTAGTGTTTTGATTTCACTCATAGGAGGAGTATTTTTTGGAATTTTAATGCATTCTAAAAATAAAATCCTTTATGTTTTTTGTCGTTTTATGCTTGAGTTTGTGCGTATTATGCCTTTGATTGTTTGGCTTTTTATAGTGCATTTTGGTTTAGCAAAATGGTTTGGATGGCATTTGAGTGCTTTGGGTTCAAGTATTGTTGTTTTTAGTATTTGGGGTGTGTTTGAGATGATGGATTTAGTTAGATCATCTTTAGCGAGTATACCAAAACATCAGTATGAATCAGGATTTTCCTTAGGTTTTAATAAATTTGAAGTTTATTTTTTTATCATTATACCTTTATCTTTAAGAAGATTGTTGCCAATGAGTATTAATCTTTTTACAAGAATTATTAAAAGTACTTCTGTAATTTATCTAATTGGCGGTATAGAGCTTATTAAGGTGGGTCAACAAGTGATCGAGCTTAATCTATTTCAAAATTCTCACACGTCTTTTGTGATTTATGGTTTGATTTTATTGATTTATTTTATACTTTGTTATCCTTTATCGGTGTATTCAAAGTTTTTAGAGAAAAAATGGAGCTAA
- a CDS encoding M16 family metallopeptidase gives MLNLDCNDTKIDIIYEYENELPIIFFKLIFKNSGKIAEKHNRGCASMLARLLNEGSNDEFFKSLENRAIELYAKASFEHFQISIKCLKEHFDFAVEKLEELLLNVCFEEKILHRLKTLALGELASLNTDYDYQAKRLLNKNVFKDEIFASGLDGTKESIEKISLKELQDFMGENLVLDNTLFVFGGDIKEDEIKIKVEKICQILKRNIPNQNKSYKLIDESIEVSEQKSTEQAYIYFCSPFNMQINDEKMYLAKLALFILGQGGFGSRLMEEVRVKRGLAYSAYTMLDINLNYSRVFGYLQTKNESSNEAKTLVKEVFENFVQNGVSEKEFQLAKQFLVDSMPLRYESLAKRLDIMLNEYLHGLKLGNLKEEMQKIKNATLDELNDFIKVHNEITKVSFASIENES, from the coding sequence ATGTTAAATTTAGACTGCAATGATACTAAAATAGACATAATATATGAGTATGAAAACGAGCTTCCTATAATATTTTTTAAGCTCATTTTTAAAAATAGTGGAAAAATAGCAGAAAAACACAATAGAGGTTGTGCAAGTATGCTTGCAAGATTATTAAATGAAGGAAGTAATGATGAGTTTTTTAAAAGCTTAGAAAACCGTGCTATAGAGCTTTATGCTAAGGCTAGTTTTGAGCATTTTCAAATTAGTATTAAATGCTTAAAAGAACATTTTGATTTTGCTGTGGAAAAATTAGAAGAATTATTGCTTAATGTGTGTTTTGAGGAAAAAATTTTGCATAGATTAAAAACTTTAGCCTTAGGTGAACTTGCAAGTTTAAATACTGATTATGATTATCAAGCAAAAAGACTTTTAAATAAGAATGTTTTTAAAGATGAAATTTTTGCTAGTGGTCTTGATGGAACTAAAGAAAGTATAGAAAAGATTAGCTTAAAAGAATTGCAAGATTTTATGGGTGAAAATTTGGTGCTTGATAATACTTTATTTGTTTTTGGCGGAGATATTAAAGAAGATGAAATAAAGATTAAAGTAGAAAAAATTTGCCAAATTTTAAAAAGAAATATCCCAAATCAAAATAAAAGTTACAAACTCATTGATGAGAGTATAGAAGTAAGTGAGCAAAAAAGCACCGAGCAAGCTTATATATACTTTTGCTCTCCATTTAATATGCAAATTAATGATGAGAAAATGTATTTAGCTAAACTTGCTTTATTTATCTTGGGTCAAGGTGGTTTTGGTTCACGATTGATGGAAGAGGTTCGTGTAAAAAGAGGTTTGGCTTATTCAGCGTATACAATGCTTGATATAAATTTAAATTATAGTAGAGTTTTTGGATATTTACAAACTAAAAATGAAAGTTCTAATGAAGCTAAAACTTTAGTTAAGGAAGTTTTTGAAAACTTTGTCCAAAATGGAGTAAGTGAAAAGGAATTTCAATTAGCTAAGCAATTTTTAGTTGATTCTATGCCTTTAAGGTATGAAAGCTTGGCTAAAAGACTAGATATAATGCTAAATGAGTATTTACATGGCTTAAAACTTGGAAATTTAAAAGAAGAAATGCAAAAGATTAAAAACGCTACTTTAGATGAGTTAAATGACTTTATCAAAGTACATAATGAAATCACCAAAGTGAGTTTTGCAAGTATAGAAAATGAAAGTTGA
- a CDS encoding nitrosative stress-response regulator, Crp/Fnr family has translation MDKHFEILISKGKKKHFSKGNILFFQGEKANKIYILLSGKVRIYKVNVKGFELTLHTLTPVNFIAEMPVFEGIDYPANAICEQDCEICVFDFDEFKKLCLENGEFSFLLLTSLIDKIRILENFIRQKSLDLKSRLVSFLLENEEKLQNLKQKEIAVILNLPPESLSRFLKELKQNELICTNKGKIVILNKEKMQNLIKSF, from the coding sequence ATGGATAAACATTTTGAAATTTTAATTTCTAAAGGCAAGAAAAAACATTTTAGCAAAGGGAATATTTTATTTTTTCAAGGTGAAAAAGCAAATAAAATTTATATTTTACTAAGTGGAAAAGTGCGTATATACAAAGTTAATGTAAAAGGCTTTGAGTTAACACTTCACACTTTAACTCCGGTAAATTTTATAGCCGAAATGCCTGTGTTTGAAGGTATTGATTACCCAGCTAATGCTATTTGTGAGCAAGATTGTGAAATTTGCGTTTTTGATTTTGATGAATTTAAAAAATTATGTTTAGAAAATGGGGAATTTAGCTTTTTGCTTTTGACTTCTTTAATTGATAAAATTCGAATTTTAGAAAATTTTATTCGACAAAAATCTTTGGATTTAAAGTCAAGATTAGTCAGCTTTTTGCTAGAAAATGAAGAAAAACTACAAAATTTAAAACAAAAAGAAATTGCTGTGATTTTAAATTTGCCCCCAGAATCTTTGTCACGTTTTTTGAAAGAATTAAAACAAAATGAGCTTATTTGCACAAATAAAGGTAAAATAGTAATTTTAAATAAAGAGAAAATGCAAAATTTAATTAAGTCTTTTTAA
- the recG gene encoding ATP-dependent DNA helicase RecG, with translation MKVEEKDLKLLHALGVKNCIDLALILPKKFDDFRISKFPKDTFCTQNVKIISTQNHHSQLFMLCECLEWGIKANIVIFHPNKWHFKIFKHNALVCIHAKMNFFNGIWQFINPKIVKNTGQIVPKYQISSIKDESIKKLISKYVNEANLKALNLEQKYINLLLNLHNYDDLTFYENFNTIVKDLKYIEIFNHLRRLKGKKISQNAYEIELFDINSWLKGLEFSPTYDQLLAIEDIKKDLQNKVAKRRVVMGDVGCGKTLVILAASLLVYPKKAILMAPTSILAEQIYHEAKRLLPDFVNVLLLKGGKKDKDLTKLKEQAHFIIGTHALIHQEDYEAVLVMIDEQHRFGSNQRQKISELSKNSQYAPHIVQFSATPIPRTLSMIQSELVNFSFIKQMPFKKDIKTFCIQDKDFKYLLKKIDDELAKNHQAIIIYPLINESENIDYLSLEQAQEYWINKYKNVYITHGKDKNKDQILQEFREKGTILLSTTVVEVGISLPRLSVIVIVGAERLGLATLHQLRGRVGRVGLESFCYLYTKQKEIPSRLLEFAKTLDGFKIAELDLKNRLSGDLLDGRVQHGNHFKFFDFADDEELVLKAKESIKNMEKENG, from the coding sequence ATGAAAGTTGAAGAAAAGGACTTAAAACTACTTCATGCTCTAGGGGTTAAAAATTGTATTGATTTGGCTTTGATTTTACCTAAAAAATTTGATGATTTTAGAATTTCAAAGTTTCCAAAAGATACATTTTGCACCCAAAATGTAAAAATTATCAGTACGCAAAATCATCACTCTCAACTTTTCATGCTTTGTGAATGTTTAGAATGGGGCATAAAAGCAAATATAGTGATTTTTCATCCCAATAAATGGCATTTTAAAATTTTTAAACATAATGCTTTGGTCTGTATCCATGCAAAGATGAATTTTTTTAATGGAATTTGGCAGTTTATAAACCCAAAAATAGTAAAAAACACAGGTCAAATAGTCCCTAAATATCAAATTAGCTCTATTAAAGATGAAAGCATAAAAAAACTTATTTCAAAGTATGTCAATGAAGCCAACTTAAAAGCACTAAATTTAGAACAAAAATATATTAATTTGCTTTTAAATTTACATAATTATGATGATTTAACTTTTTATGAAAATTTTAATACCATAGTTAAAGACTTAAAATATATAGAAATTTTTAATCATCTAAGGCGTTTAAAGGGTAAAAAAATATCACAAAATGCTTATGAGATAGAACTTTTTGATATAAACTCTTGGCTTAAAGGTTTAGAATTTAGCCCTACATATGATCAGCTTTTAGCGATAGAAGATATCAAAAAAGACTTACAAAATAAAGTCGCTAAAAGGCGCGTGGTAATGGGCGATGTGGGTTGTGGTAAGACTTTGGTTATACTTGCTGCGAGTTTGCTTGTGTATCCAAAAAAGGCTATTTTAATGGCTCCAACTAGTATATTAGCAGAGCAAATTTATCATGAAGCTAAGAGGCTTTTGCCTGATTTTGTTAATGTATTGCTTTTAAAAGGTGGTAAAAAAGATAAAGATTTAACAAAATTAAAAGAACAAGCCCATTTTATCATAGGTACACATGCACTCATTCATCAAGAGGATTATGAAGCAGTTTTAGTTATGATAGATGAGCAACACCGCTTTGGCTCTAATCAAAGACAAAAAATAAGTGAGCTTAGCAAAAACTCTCAATATGCTCCACATATTGTGCAATTTTCCGCTACACCTATACCAAGAACACTTTCTATGATACAAAGTGAGCTTGTAAATTTTAGTTTTATCAAACAAATGCCTTTTAAAAAAGACATTAAGACTTTTTGTATACAAGATAAGGATTTTAAATATTTGCTTAAAAAAATCGATGACGAACTTGCTAAAAATCACCAAGCAATCATCATTTATCCTTTGATAAATGAAAGTGAAAATATAGATTATTTATCACTAGAACAAGCACAAGAATACTGGATAAACAAATATAAAAATGTTTATATAACCCATGGTAAAGATAAAAATAAAGATCAAATTTTACAAGAATTTAGAGAAAAGGGCACGATTTTACTTTCTACGACTGTGGTTGAAGTGGGGATTTCTTTACCAAGACTTAGTGTGATTGTAATAGTTGGGGCTGAAAGATTAGGACTTGCTACATTACATCAGCTTCGAGGTAGGGTTGGTAGAGTGGGGCTTGAGAGCTTTTGTTACTTATATACTAAGCAAAAAGAAATTCCAAGTCGTTTGCTTGAATTTGCTAAAACTTTAGATGGATTTAAAATAGCCGAGCTTGATTTAAAAAACAGGCTAAGCGGGGACTTACTAGATGGTAGAGTGCAACATGGCAATCATTTTAAATTTTTTGACTTTGCAGATGATGAAGAGCTAGTTTTAAAAGCAAAAGAAAGTATAAAAAACATGGAAAAAGAAAATGGATAA
- a CDS encoding CheR family methyltransferase: protein MIKITENEMSDFIKIVEQISGNNLNTKKDILSIKLPKFLQELGLSNLNELNEKVQFQRNLKQETMDFITVCETYFFRELEQLKDVIYYIKSLDRPVNVLCAPCSSGEEVYSLAILASENFIKGMNIIGIDINKKMIDKCNEMIYSERSVARLNTVQKTRYFDIKDRMYHLKKEALVCRCRFELCNVFDDLLFKLGKFDVIFSRNMMIYFDQDFKIRLMERFHRMLNREGRIYPGKSDLVPETAYFDKNFSAGGVYYSKVD from the coding sequence ATGATAAAAATTACAGAAAATGAAATGAGTGATTTTATAAAAATAGTAGAACAAATAAGTGGAAATAATCTTAATACTAAAAAAGATATTTTATCTATAAAACTTCCTAAATTTTTACAAGAATTAGGTTTAAGTAATCTTAATGAATTAAATGAAAAAGTGCAGTTCCAAAGAAATTTAAAACAAGAAACTATGGATTTTATTACAGTTTGCGAGACTTATTTTTTTAGAGAATTAGAGCAATTAAAAGACGTAATTTATTACATAAAATCTCTTGATCGTCCTGTAAATGTGCTTTGTGCTCCATGTTCAAGTGGTGAGGAAGTGTATTCTTTAGCAATTTTAGCAAGTGAAAATTTCATCAAAGGTATGAATATAATTGGTATTGATATCAATAAAAAAATGATAGATAAATGCAATGAAATGATATATTCAGAGCGTTCAGTAGCTAGATTAAACACTGTGCAAAAAACACGTTATTTTGATATAAAAGATAGAATGTATCATCTTAAAAAAGAAGCCTTGGTTTGCAGATGTCGTTTTGAACTTTGTAATGTTTTTGATGATTTATTATTTAAGCTTGGAAAATTTGATGTGATTTTTTCAAGAAATATGATGATTTACTTTGATCAAGATTTCAAAATAAGACTAATGGAACGTTTTCATAGGATGTTAAATAGAGAGGGTAGAATTTACCCAGGAAAATCAGATCTTGTACCTGAAACAGCTTATTTTGATAAGAACTTTTCAGCAGGTGGGGTTTATTATTCTAAGGTGGATTAG
- a CDS encoding pathogenesis-associated glutamine ABC transporter, ATP-binding protein, whose product MSILKIQNLQKYYDNHHVLKDINLEVSQKEVVVILGPSGCGKSTLLRCINGLEEMADGTILVDDEKIDKNYKKWTQIRQKIGMVFQSYELFDHLNVEQNILLGPLKVQKRNKEEVLEEARYWLDRVGLLYKLKAYPKELSGGQKQRIAIVRSLCMNPEIMLFDEVTAALDPEIVREVLDVILNLAKDGMTMLIVTHEMGFARAVADKIVFMDEGKIVEISDPKEFFENPKTDRAKKFLNLFDFHR is encoded by the coding sequence ATGAGCATTTTAAAAATACAAAATTTACAAAAATACTATGACAATCATCATGTTTTAAAAGATATAAATTTAGAAGTAAGTCAAAAAGAAGTAGTGGTGATACTTGGTCCAAGTGGTTGTGGGAAATCTACACTTTTAAGATGTATTAATGGTCTAGAAGAAATGGCTGATGGGACTATTTTGGTAGATGATGAAAAAATTGATAAAAATTATAAAAAATGGACTCAAATTCGCCAAAAAATAGGTATGGTATTTCAATCTTATGAGCTTTTTGATCATTTAAATGTTGAACAAAATATACTTTTAGGGCCTTTAAAGGTGCAAAAAAGAAACAAAGAAGAGGTTTTAGAAGAAGCTAGATACTGGCTTGATAGAGTAGGGCTTTTGTATAAATTAAAAGCTTATCCTAAAGAGTTAAGTGGTGGACAAAAACAGCGTATAGCTATAGTTAGAAGCCTTTGTATGAATCCTGAAATCATGCTTTTTGATGAAGTTACAGCAGCGCTTGACCCTGAAATTGTGCGTGAAGTTTTAGATGTGATTTTAAATTTAGCAAAAGATGGTATGACTATGCTTATAGTTACACATGAAATGGGTTTTGCAAGAGCGGTTGCTGATAAGATAGTTTTTATGGATGAGGGAAAGATAGTCGAAATTTCAGATCCGAAGGAATTTTTTGAAAATCCAAAGACAGATCGTGCGAAAAAATTTCTCAATTTGTTCGATTTTCATCGTTGA